From one Nocardioides scoriae genomic stretch:
- a CDS encoding dodecin codes for MSDRTYRVTEIVGTSPDGIDQAIRNGIERAAKTLRHIDWFEMTQVRGQVKDGSVEHVQVGLKIGFRLEDD; via the coding sequence ATGTCCGACCGCACCTACCGCGTCACCGAGATCGTCGGCACCTCGCCCGACGGCATCGACCAGGCCATCCGCAACGGCATCGAGCGCGCGGCCAAGACCCTGCGCCACATCGACTGGTTCGAGATGACCCAGGTCCGCGGCCAGGTCAAGGACGGCTCGGTCGAGCACGTCCAGGTCGGCCTCAAGATCGGCTTCCGCCTCGAGGACGACTGA